From one Anguilla rostrata isolate EN2019 chromosome 12, ASM1855537v3, whole genome shotgun sequence genomic stretch:
- the LOC135235739 gene encoding olfactory receptor 2B6-like: MANATEIVFVLQGLNETMSNKRTYFVVTLLVYLFTILVNLTLIVTIILEKTLHEPMFIFLCNLCVNGIFGASTFYPKILVDLSSDVSVISYKACLSQVFVIYSYIYCEYTTLTMMAYDRYVAICKPLNYHSIITPRTVMKLLIFTWLSSICESVGVTALVARLPLCGFNIEKIYCTAWAVVKLSCVDTTINNIYGYILMIFHFLQAVLIFVSYIYIVRACVRSQEERSKFMQTCLPHLIALTNLTIALVFDIMYARYGPTDRLQALRNFMSLEYLIVPPLLNPLIYCLKLSQIRRRIFRTYSRKPMF; this comes from the coding sequence ATGGCGAATGCAactgaaattgtgtttgttCTACAAGGACTGAATGAGACGATGTCAAACAAACGCACATACTTTGTTGTCACTCTTCTCGTCTACCTTTTTACTATTTTAGTGAATCTGACTTTGATTGTGACAATTATTCTGGAGAAAACGCTCCATGAGCCAATGTTTATATTTCTGTGTAACTTGTGTGTAAATGGCATATTTGGTGCCTCTACATTTTATCCCAAAATATTGGTGGACCTTTCATCTGACGTGAGTGTTATCTCATATAAAGCTTGCCTGTCTCAAGTTTTTGTAATATACAGCTACATCTACTGCGAATATACTACACTAACAATGATGGCTTATGACAGGTATGTCGCGATATGCAAGCCGCTCAATTACCACTCCATCATCACGCCACGGACGGTGATGAAATTGTTGATTTTTACCTGGCTTTCATCCATCTGTGAATCAGTTGGTGTGACGGCCCTGGTAGCTAGACTGCCTCTCTGTGGATTCAACATTGAAAAGATTTACTGCACTGCTTGGGCCGTGGTGAAGCTGTCATGTGTGGACACCACTATCAACAACATATACGGGTACATTCTCatgatttttcactttttacaaGCTGTGCTGATCTTTGTTTCTTATATTTATATCGTCAGAGCATGTGTGCGATCGCAGGAAGAGCGAAGTAAGTTCATGCAGACCTGTTTGCCCCATTTAATCGCATTGACCAACTTGACGATCGCTCTTGTTTTTGACATAATGTACGCTCGTTATGGTCCCACCGACCGTCTGCAGGCTCTCCGCAACTTCATGTCCCTGGAGTACCTCATTGTTCCACCCCTCCTAAATCCCCTCATCTATTGTCTGAAACTGAGCCAGATACGCCGAAGAATCTTTAGAACTTACAGCCGGAAACCGATGTTCTAA
- the LOC135236366 gene encoding olfactory receptor 6N1-like, producing MENSSTVKFFSLSGLQETRTNKFLYFVLTLLIYLLIILCNLILILTIIVEKGLHEPMYIFVCNLCANGLFGTVGFYPKILVDLLSDIHTISYGGCMTQVYFIYSSVLCEITILTAMAYDRYVAICKPLNYHAVMTSLMICKLLLFAWCFPLFSAAVLISFTATMPLCGSHIQKLYCDNWSVVKLSCVPTTLNNVCAYIIILSQMAQVVFIMYSYVLIVSVCVKSKEGRTKFMQTCLPHLLALINFCIATLFDVFHSRYGASQLPLSLRNIMAIEFLVIPPLINPIIYGLSLREIKRRILKVFDGRCKDSQGPTKQTRQQKNGNRG from the coding sequence ATGGAGAACTCATCTACAGTTAAATTCTTTAGTTTGTCAGGGTTACAGGAAACCAGGACCAATAAGTTCCTCTACTTTGTCTTAACTCTTCTCATTTACCTGCTGatcattttatgtaatttgaTTCTTATTTTAACAATTATTGTGGAGAAAGGCCTCCACGAGCccatgtatatatttgtgtgcaaTCTGTGTGCCAATGGACTGTTTGGTACTGTTGGTTTCTACCCTAAAATCCTAGTGGACCTACTCTCTGACATTCATACTATTTCCTACGGAGGATGTATGACGCAGGTCTATTTTATCTACAGTTCAGTCCTATGCGAGATTACCATTTTGACAGCCATGGCTTATGATCGATATGTGGCCATATGTAAGCCTTTAAATTATCACGCGGTTATGACGTCACTGATGATCTGCAAATTGCTGCTGTTTGCTTGgtgttttcctcttttctctgcGGCGGTCCTGATATCCTTCACTGCTACGATGCCTCTGTGTGGATCTCACATCCAGAAGCTCTACTGCGACAACTGGTCGGTTGTTAAGTTGTCATGCGTGCCAACGACGCTGAATAATGTTTGCGCATACATCATTATACTTTCTCAGATGGCGCAGGTAGTCTTTATTATGTACTCTTATGTTCTAattgtaagcgtgtgtgtgaagTCCAAGGAGGGGCGAACTAAATTCATGCAGACATGCCTGCCGCATTTGTTGGCGCTAATCAATTTCTGTATCGCGACTCTGTTCGATGTTTTTCACAGCAGGTATGGCGCCAGCCAGCTTCCTCTGAGTCTGCGTAATATAATGGCTATTGAATTCCTGGTCATTCCGCCTCTGATCAACCCGATTATATATGGACTGAGTCTGCGGGAAATAAAGAGAAGAATATTAAAAGTTTTTGACGGGCGCTGCAAAGACTCACAGGGTCCGACGAAACAGACCCGGCAGCAGAAGAACGGCAACAGAGGATGA